In the genome of Methanococcoides burtonii DSM 6242, the window GTACAATATTGTGGGAACACACTGCAAGACCTGTGATACACACTATTATCCACCACGAAATGTTTGTCCGAAATGCAGACGTCATGGAGATATCGAGGCTTACAAGTTCGCTGGTCCGGGCAAGGTGGTGACCTACACCATTATTCACACTGCAGCAGAAGGATTTGAAATGCAGGCACCATATGCGCTTGCCATTATCGAACTGGATGAAGGTC includes:
- a CDS encoding Zn-ribbon domain-containing OB-fold protein, yielding MSVARFWRKQINRYNIVGTHCKTCDTHYYPPRNVCPKCRRHGDIEAYKFAGPGKVVTYTIIHTAAEGFEMQAPYALAIIELDEGPRFTSQVVCDPKEVSIGMWVKPVFRKLGESGDKGIIYYGTKYVPDNDRN